The Episyrphus balteatus chromosome 3, idEpiBalt1.1, whole genome shotgun sequence genome segment tttaatagggtaaacaggggtaaaacggaaaggtgaaatttgagctaaaatctaaaAGCGAAATCGGAGAGAAATggtttttttgctatagatagatgagactaatttaagaaaaaattcatgcatttaagaaaaaattctaaaaaattttgaaactaagctataacgttttgtttgaacaaaGTACacttgttggggctatgacaaaatgatgattttgggtagggaacatttttttttgacaattctaaagatgccaagtGAAAGATAAGGGATAAAAAAACTAGGGGTCTGACacgaatttttttccaacactgcatttcaaaatatgaatttttgaaaacgccTTGTTTTtgaggggtatttttgggtagtttttgattttaagcttttttttttggagcgttcaaaaaatctcaaacttataggacatgtaggttttggtcctatacatacatatgagttttgactgaataacggaagaaacaagtttttaaaaaacacgttttttgaccgtttttaaccaatttgcttcattttttatttttatatttttttgtttaatagatagaggaataaagtatatgaagtaatgatagaccatgaccacgactaaatgtgtgcgaagtttcaatcattttcgtaaacatgattttgagataacggtaaaataaagttttagaattcaacaggttataacttttgatcaagagtcgatagaaattttattaaacttttatgagcatcctgatacaattacctttcatttggtattggtatatcacacataacggtagactaactacaagctctacaatgttaaatcaagaaacttgcgaaaaacctcaaaacactagtggagatctgttgatcatgaacagccactagtgtgggaagtacagtactctcagtctggaaattcgacatggttgactttaaaaaattcttacttctcttgtaggcatctatGAAATAAGATTAAtatgtcatatgaaaggtgaaataataagctttcatatggtgtaaaatttttttataggttgtcattgaaaaaaattgataaaatagcttgaggacataaaaataaatgtttttttttgctttttttaatgaaatttgatcgagttcaaaaaattctagctctttttgtagataattcaatataatataattttaataattttttattatttttgttatttttttcttcgttattctttttgtagatgtctcatagacctgatcgatacatatattttgagctaagacaattaggtataaaataggttgttagggaaaaaaaatggaattaatgacgtgagaagataaaaattcatgttttctttttgatgaaaatgattgttttcaataaattatttttatactctgCACAttataagaatttaaaaacaaaagaagaaatacctggcttttaaattgcataattttttttgtaagcttttaaaataaaaaaaataatataatgagaaaataaaaaaggtattttttttagctttttcttgtaaattatgattatttgaaaaaagtaaactcttcaaacaaaagcacacaacctgttttcagACGACCtaatcacgtaaaatcatcgtccgtaaaccggctttacagacaacctttctttttaatgtaaatatttttcatttgcaattaaaattttgtttaatgttatttttttttcaattccaataaatattttttttttaatttcaaatgcaatatattttcaattgatatttgtaCAACCCTGCTTTATGAAGACTTCTAAAGCAGGGCTAAGTTAGGCAGACATTTATGAAAACACTCTTTATTTTCAATGTGAACATTCTTTACAGAAGATTTAAGATTTAAGAAAAAGCTAAGtttagtgtattttttttcaacgtTCACATGTAACtgcttattaaaaatattgatatcttGTTTGAGCTTTCATatcacatacatacaaatgtgtATATGTTCTTGTACAATTGTGcatgctaatttgaaaataactgtTTACACTTTATAAAACATTCAAAACATCAATTCGAAAGACACATAGTAATTACTCTCTGAAAcatcaaatttaaaaagaacACGTGTGAAGACAAAAATAGGTTATCAggatttcaaaacttttagcaaaattgatggtttaacattaaatttccgtaaaaaaattcaagtaacaggatgttttgtttttaagttaattttgacATTGTTCTACAccgttcaattaaaaaatttcatttaaatatttctacCTTGAATGCCTagtcaaaattttattattttgatccATAACACTGTTTAATTAATTGTGACTTGTTACTTGACGTTAACCAGAAACTGTTATTGTaacgtatgtatgtatatgagactgggccaaaaaaataaaatatttttttttttgaaagttacttcgaaaatcttgttcaggatgatgaaaaaaaaatttctgttcattttttcttatataaaattaaatttcctacaaaaaagatctaattgaaaattttcgtcagacgagccgtattcgagtaattaagctttttaaatcgaagtgtttttcaatttgactgtttcactttggaattttgtgatgagcaaataagtgaatagaaaaataaaaccacgacagatttttataggaaatttaattctctacaaaaaaggtcttgtagtaattttccctaaattgagttctgaagaagttattcacgatttaaaaattgattttttaatttttttctcgatttaaatcgtgaataacttcttcagaactcaatttagggaaaattactaagagaccttttttgtagagaattaaatttcctataagaatctgtcgtggttttatttttctattcacttatttgctcatcacaaaattccaaagtgaaacagtcaaattgaaaaaacacttcgatttaaaaagcttaattactcgaatacggctcgtctgacgaaaattttcaatcagatcttttttgtaggaaatttaattttatataagaaaaaatgaacagaaattttttttactttgatcgtctagcagttctgttgtaaaacatcatatcatgtataaaaataaaaaacaccgatgatagacctcttaaaattttttttaacggctcaaattttcaccaaatttttttttcatcatcctgaacaagattttcgaagtaactttcaaaaaaaaaaaatattttatttttttggcccagtctaatgtatattctgttttataaaaaactatatCACATTATCACAACACCCTTTgatcaaaagtgttctttcttcaaaataaaagattacctttttaaattttataattcattttattaattACTTAAGGTTAAAGTTAATAGCTTGACTGTCGAACCACAAGTgatttgatttttcattttataattcaTACATCAGTTTAAacattatgtaggtacataggtTATCTATGTGTGAACATTTACATTATATAAATCAATACCtaatgaattttaataaaagtaaatataaaTAGCAACTAAGTGTTCCCACTATAAAACGGAATTGGAATttgtaattaaataattgttaaGGAAACGAAATACTGTTTATACATTTTCagtaatattttgaaatttcattagccttgttgcttttatttataaattctacagcacaaaaaaaattaaattaatagtttACCAATTCCGCGATGATATTTGCAAGTATTTGTATCTTCGTTGCGGTTTTCACTtccgaatttttgaaaacacaaTCTAAATTGAATTCAGACTTTCTAAGTTTcatcgaaaattttttgaaaattgagcGATTTGAAAccgtatttctttttaaatcatCTCTACAATTTGTCAACAAtgattttgatgacaaatttatTCGAAACGTTTCTACAGAAATTGGGATTCCAGTTATTCTTTCAACTGAAGCGACTTCATATTATTTAAAGGGACAATTCAATGAAAACTTTCTTACAATTGTTCAATTTGATTCGAGTGACTTATTTCTTCAAAGATTTTTGGAATATCTTCAGCATCTTCGATTTTCTAAAACAATATTCTTGCTGGAGAATTCTTCGAGAAATGGGTTCGAACTGCAGAAACTTTTCAATTTCTGTTGGcagaataaaatgtttaatgttATAgcggtttttcaaaatttctcatCGACTTACTACagttttaacaattttggtGAATTAATAATCGAAGAGCTTGACTGGGAAAAAGATTCAAGAATTTTTCCAAATCGAATGAGGAACCTTCGTGGAGTTACGTTACCAGTTATTTTCGGAGGTGCTGAGCCATCAGTGATCATATCAGAAAATTTTAATGGTGAAATAGTTATTGGAGGTCTTGTTGGTCATATTTTCAATGCTTTTGCTAAGAAACACAACGCCAGATTGAATAGTTCGAACATAAATTTATCACTCTCATCTGATAGCCTAATTATACTTGTAGCCAATGGTTCATTTGATATATTAGCAGCTGGCCCAGCTGCTATAGGAAACCCAATTGAATGGTTTACGTATCCGTATCGCATATATAAATGGGGAGTGATGCTACCCATAGAGTCGAAAATACCAATTTACAAAgtgtttgcttttgtttttcaattggaTTCTTTTCTTATATTAATCGGAATACTTATACTTTTATCCATGTTACTTAAAACTGCTTCAAAGTTCTTAGATTAGTGACATTTTCTTCATTAACTTGGATTGTTTTCGAGGAATACTTGGACAGTCATTTTCTGAATCACCAAAAGCCTCGTatagctcaaaaataatttatttgctgatttttttacttGGAATAATGATTGTAACTTCATACGATGCATTTCTTCAGTCATTTATGACCCAACCACCAagggaaaaaattataaaatcctTTGATATGTTGGAATCATCAGGCTTAAAAATCTACACTTTCCAAAATGATATTGATGTTTTATTGTCCAAACATAGACCATTATTTGCACAGAAATATTCTAACCTATTTCAAgccgaaacaaattttaagacctTTGTAAACTTTCGagataatttaaatacaaaatatgccTACACACTTAACAGCGACAAATGGCAAATTTATAagaatcaacaaaatttctttggtCAACAATTGTTTCGATGGTCTGATGAATTGTGTTTGGTGGATAATTTATTATCGGCTAttgttataaatgaaaattcaatttataaaaatatattaaatactCTTATTTTAGAAACTCAATCAGCTAAATTGTTGGATTATTGGATGAGAAGAGCTTTTTATGAGTTAATTGATATTGGacgaattgaaaaattaaattatggaTTTGAACAGCAATTGGAACCGTTGAAAGTTGAAGACTTGAAGTGGATTTGGATGTGTTTGGAATTGGCGTTTCTAATTGATATTTTGTGTTTCGTTGGGGTAAttgtaatgtttaaaaaaaataaacatattaattaaaaacttctcggttttttgtttttcagcatcaccaaaaataaaaattaaaatatatactattatttttataatagttttggagttattttaataaaaataaaaaaaaaaaaaaaataaaactcaataaTGTTTGTCTTTGAAttctaatataaatttttctcagCAGGTATTCAACTCAAGAAATCTCATTGAATGTTTTTCAGTTCAGTCCAAAATGGCGAACGACGAACAAAGTTATTTTGTTCGAGTTTTGTGGTTTTAAAATTCCCAAGAGGTACcttttaagctatttttttagatatattttGGTAGTTTGGAATACCAACATATTTGTAGATTTCAAAAGTATAAAATTattcggtcactgtggtgtatgtgtaacattttttttacttaacatGTAAGAATGCTTAAAAATGtatgggtgttttcataaacgtcggaaatctgcgttagtacaatcgtctttctgctCTGTTGCATTAGAGCCCCCGCACATTACAGATATTATATCGGCCGATAGTCTtgtcgggttgggctcctagtgtgcgcacaggccAGGCAGGCGAGTAAATAGTCGGCTgggtaagaaatattttagtttgaaggcaattgtgtagcaaaacaaactatttttttgatcaaacaaactttttgatcggtcGATTGTTAATCGTTGTAGTTTGCGCACTTTCATTCATTTTCATACTGATTAAGAGATcgactaaactgtcggccgatagaaagtttgcaGTTTGCGGAGGCTTATAATAAACACACaaattctgcagaatgtttgcaggcctcCGTAAGTACAATTCtcagcagtcactgagtgttcataaacgtcagaaaaaaatacaaaaaatgactaccgaatgagttttgtttaacaagcaaaataatattttctctctttcagaaaaaaatacatattttcttctacttttaatagcataataaaaaaaacgagtggttcacatttgaaacaaattatatcgatgaaaaaaaatattttaattaggttgttcaaaaaagtttttttttgcgtttgaaaaaaaaaaaaaaaatagttttagtgCACAGattcatttgaaattaattaaatcgattttggtaggttaaaaatgtaaaatataccatttttctgagccccctGATGCGAAAATACCTACTCAATTTTACATTAcatttcataaaccatgttttacaaactttctctgcaaaaactttttctcttcgataatttggtcaaaataatatccacgttgaattttttcgaattccacaagcaactgtagaagataacatttttagagcacgatttagaaattttctgtgtcataaaaatctaaatttttcgaaaaattaaaaaagaaacattttttgcaccaccctattTAATATGtttggttttcaatttttttttacaatatttacattacttaacaattaaaaaatcgaaCCAAAAGCCAAATAAACTTCTTTGCAAGTTGTGCAGCCATAAAATATTGGCAATCTGCCCGACGTTGACGACATaaatgacgtttatgaacagcagtACTGCAGTTGGCCTAAGTTAGTCTGATCGCAGACCGcttccttggcataaaagaatactTCAGCCAAAAGTGGTACTAACTCaaaaaccaagcctaactttgaaatggttcaaataCACTTTTGAtagcaatttaaattttctattaagttaagatagttaaaaaattttaaaaattatttttgacttaaattctaacctaaaatcaataaaaaaggtaaaaaattgaggatttaattttactaaatcaagggtcATTTCGTGTATGAAgcctagagtgaccgcaactcccatagaaaaaaatttttgtcgaatttttttcgggggaaccccataaaatgttccgcctttgcagatttttagatagccaaaatttcagctcgcttggataactctaaatggtgccgacactcgctcaaagtatcaaaaatctctgttttttcactgtttttcgaagaaaattagctctagctcccaaacaaatcgggttattttcactttttatatattaaattaaaggtagtgttgttacacataattcagatgctaaatttgtttagtattTGAGTATTTGTATGGTATTTgtatggtatttgagttcagagcaggcaggtctggcgttctttgacctaactttaccagatggcgaaaaattagaaacggccaacataattttgaaaaccagtgaaacggaaaccaacagaatagtaaatccaaagctacagacacatgaagatgaacaatttgtcacagcggggttaaaaaatattgtgaacaaagaaacattgacATTCAgccacaagttttctcaaagaacctccaaatctttggcccgaaaacccgcattttaaagaaggctttaaaaaagtgcaatcacttaaagtcgtaaatgacatgacagaaagaggagtcaaattaataacggattttaataaccttttaactaaagatgaggaacaaaaacaatatgtacttcaagtagtcagtgagtgccgaaaattgtatgcttccaaaactactttgtaaatctgttgattaaatttttttagtatttacttcattaattatgtataagaaatgtaacacgatgttattttttttgttttttaggccgtgtgtgaattgcgtaaaatagttcacatagtgtaaaatatttgacactgttgagttgaatacaaaatttttagctgttaaaaatttattgggctctgggacctggtcaaatttgagttaaattttttttgcagatggttttgttttcttttttttttttattaaaaaggagtttcatagcagaaaagaggcagagaaaaatattaaacaataagccatacagctgaattttttttgttcacctcaatagtgtcaaaaattttacacagtgttaactatttaacgcaattcacacacagccttagaattctgttaaatgtttcgtttttttaaataaaacagtttaaaaaaaaagtttcattttaaatcgagtttgcacttcagttctttttgaggtaagtactgaaaatttaaattgatgacaaaatttttcttttttggtaaaactaaacaaatttagcatttgaattatgtgtagcaacactacctttaattaaatatataaaaagtgaaaataacccgatctgtttgggagctagagctaattttcttcgaaaaacagtgaaaaaaacagagatttttgatactttgagcgagtgtcggcaccatttagagttatccaatcgagctgaaattttggctatctaaaaatctgcaaaggcggaacattttatggggttcccacgaccaaatttcgaaaatcgatttcttgcggtcactctaatgaaGCCGGTAGGTACGTCCAAACTACTACTcttaagatatattttaaaaatatattttggtagTTTTACTGGACTAATATCTCTTTTtcagcttttcaaaaaaaaaacaaaaaaaaaattaagtgaaaaCAAAACTTGGAATACCAACATTTttgtagatttcaaaattaattgcgTAGGTCACAACTTCTCTCtttgttaaaatttgaaattataatttttgtatgccacaataatatatttttttaattatttttcgaattaaatgACTTTCTTGAGAACTCATTGTGTTTTGTGTTTTCTGTTTTCATTTCTGAATTTGTCGTCTTTGACCTTtacaaaactcacaaaaaataattcacaaTATGAAAACGAAAGATAAATGAAAGGCTaggaattaatttataaaaataaaataaaaataaagttctcATAGAAAATGAAAACCAGAAAATAAATTGCTCTTTTGAATAAAACACTGTTTATGAATTTTGGTTAAGGAACAATCTTAACTTTTGACCATTGAATTTCATTTCAACGTATAAACCTCAAAACAATAGAATAGAATGCGTCTGGATTATTCAGATTCAATGTCAGTCATGTACAGGTACACTGACCACAATCTTGCTCTTCAAGTGAAATTTGTAAAATGTGAATCTTGACATTTTATCCCTTTCAAATTTTGCGGTTGCAACAATACATCCATCCATCCAAAACATTACCCTTCACTCATTCTTTCGTATGTGACAGTTACATAAATATGTAGTAAAATCATCAAAAGAAACCATTTTTTCATAAAGCAAATGCGTTCTAACTTTGTTGTTTCACTCTCCTACTCAGAAAAGGAAAGGAAATTCTGGAATATGATGGAtacttacggtgaccatatttctgaaaGCCGAACCCGGGACggataaaaaatggttttttaataatgtctgttaataacttctaaaaaaatatttttttaatcaaaatcgggagagctgtttttaacatttttatttaaaaaatggttttgaaattgtacCTTAAGACAActtttaaaggcttggccacactggagggtatgcggtagaagtacgggtagaggtaacggtacttgtatgaaaaaaattccaaactgacatatcaacgttcagatgtggaatttttttcatacaaatatcgttaccgctacccgtacctctaccgcatacactccggtgtggccaagccttaacatgtccttaaaagttttgaaacttatgggttctttactcttccattatgttgttctttattcgaaaacatttttcctggtgtgacaacctgacaaacagaagctggaactaaataattgacgaacatttaaaaaaaactaaagcctagtctagaggcaaaacgaaaattttcatacaaaaccagcacaacgaaatcgtgaacgaaaattttgcttttcgttgcacagtacgcagcttaggcaacgaaattcttacccagtgccggtttaagcactaccggcgcccctgggcaagattgcaagtggcgcctctaaaaaaaaattcatctaaaaacaattttttaaaatcacgaaaaaaagcaatagcagattatgtcttacctctcttgttaatgcatttattaaaaatgtgcagtgtattaacttaaaaaggttaacttaaaaaaaaaattaattattcatgtcatttaggctcaattgacaagactacctttatctctgacttttttgtttaaacacatttaaagattaggtacagttggttttatttgaacaatattttttcaaaaacttttttaactaggtacattaatgtcgttttcaattggtatcaatgattcactcattctgaaatccaataaaaagctttgaatcgcttccacccaattctaaaatttaatatctgtattggtgaaaaatcaaatattttgtttttgttttttcactaggagaataaaaaacttgcagcacgcttcttaatgattccaggcgcttccgggcggccaatcgaaaacaacatacctttataagtataaggtttgttcgttgtaagctctagggcactctggatcgctccgaattcgttgtcaagcgttttttgtagctcctttttcaaccagagttatttcctccgtgttcgatgttcgctgatgaaactaaagctctgaggtgttcgatgtaaaatgaaaacccgagaaactctgatttttttcacagttaattgaaatgacttagagtgccctagaggggggaacaacgaacagacctatttttttattctcacaaaaaacgtagtttttatgacaaacgtagtttttatgagaaatggagaagctgtcaatttttggcacttctggattttgggttttcgggattttgggattgtgggttttcgggattttgtgtttttgggttttcggaatttagggtattctggattttgggctttctggatttttaatttcgggattctgtccgactcccttctctttccttattcattattataggggcacctttgcaaaaattaaattggtaggaggaatattaggattgctttagtctttcaaaagaaattggggcgccttgttcttcaaagatgaacgaagattttggacaccattgtccttccggaagccaaataaattaacccaaaattggggggcgcctttattcttcaaaaagtttaggacaaacaatacgagcgccgttgaaaatgtaaaatagaaaaaaattggggcgcctttgtgaatgttaaaaaaaaataaaacatcgattggaaagacttcgttatttatataacttttgtaaaagtttggggcgcctgcggcgcccctcaattcttgcgcccctgggcgatggcccaggctgcccccccccctaaaaccggctctgttcttacctgtgctagaatatatggagagtttttaattgtttttttttttactttggagacttagaaaatttttcgttttgcttcagcagcgtacaagaaaaattttaatttccaaccactgttttcttgttttccgtacaaagtttttaaaatattgaatacaaaaatcagagaatgtgtaaatacgggacaatcacgggacaaattacaaaatacgggacacttatacgtcccggttttcttaaataaaaacccgggacaagctgtagaaatacgggacggatggtcaccgtaggaTACTACATAAATAtacattgtttgtttttattaaaattgtttttgaaggaTTAATTGAAAATAACCTTTTATTTTGTGGTgttctcaaaaatgtcagtgagtCCTGTGCTAATTATAGCTCATTGTCGAAAATCTGGTTggaactttgatttttttttgcaaacggTGGTGCCTAGGATTATTGTTAGGTATGACCTTAAACTTCTGTAATAAgttcccgaattttttttttttttttgggtagatacagaaatatttcttcaaaaaagaaaaaaatgtttgcatactTGCAATTAACCACTTCCAAACAAGACTTATTTTGcttacaaattgaatttttccgtTGTGCCTATTGTACAAGCTAACCCTATAGTCGACTAACCTTGTTATTTTTGTAGTGAAGACCGTGCGTTAAATTCGGTAGTTTTGATTTTGGGCTTTAACTTTAGTTCAAAGAGTTTTTCACTGGGCCTATAAACTATAAAGAACTTGATTTTTGGATAATTAAAAACTTTGGGAAGGGGCCTTAAGAGTATACCAAATTAAAGGAGGTCTGcttaaggctatctagaagtgttctaaagaagccttgtattttcaagtgacagaaggcgtgtataagacctgttccaagaggtatgcaatgttttcatcatgtaagtatgcaatattttccacctgtaagtatgcaaagtttttatcctgcagatatgcaatgtttgtaacacaTTAGATAAAaattgcatttcaatgtgaggtttcaattagctccctattttccactcatctttaatattc includes the following:
- the LOC129915113 gene encoding uncharacterized protein LOC129915113, with product MIVTSYDAFLQSFMTQPPREKIIKSFDMLESSGLKIYTFQNDIDVLLSKHRPLFAQKYSNLFQAETNFKTFVNFRDNLNTKYAYTLNSDKWQIYKNQQNFFGQQLFRWSDELCLVDNLLSAIVINENSIYKNILNTLILETQSAKLLDYWMRRAFYELIDIGRIEKLNYGFEQQLEPLKVEDLKWIWMCLELAFLIDILCFVGVFNSRNLIECFSVQSKMANDEQSYFVRVLWF